tgatattgtccattgacgaacactctgcattgccagtgatgtgcattgattggtgtaatattcctcatcttatgatttcagatggtctgcaatgctgactgtgtgatcagcaatgttgtggcaaaatggcctggctcagtccatgactccagaatctttcgggcctctgaaatctatcagtgcctatcacaaggtaagccacacaacccctatttataaccatcatggctgtgtcaagaatatcactgtgtttatgaggtagtaatgatgagattttgtgttgacaggtgaattctctggtgtgttgctgggagacaggtggtatggctgccagccttttctcctgacacctttcacagacccccaggaagcacagcaggcctacaaccatgcccatgccaggaccagggccagagttgaaatgacctttggcctcctgaaggcacgctttcactgccttcacaaattaagggtcagccctgttagggcatgtgatattactgtggcttgtgctgtcctccacaatgtggcctgcctgaggaaggagagggccccagagtgccaccagccatggactgggacaatccggcaatcttccctgatgacgacagtggtcggctgctgagggaccaatatgtgttgaattattttagttagtatgtgtgctttcaattttggttaaatatgtcctgcggtggcagaggaatttgtttttttttgggttcgttttttgacgaatttggcctcttatgatgtttgtgcggtatactgtgtgtaatacaaggctgcagggaggctactgcatccattcatttgtctgttcagttgatgtgtatggatttgtcctgtatttattttagtgtgcagacgtgcagggtgtgttatatacagacctttgaatgtgtatgtatcattttgtataatatgcttggattctgtgctttccatcttgtagagtcactgtgacttcagtttcgaaaggagctgatggtttacctgctttgttttgtccttattcaataaaggaacataatgttacacattgtgtttttatattcatatggaatgtgtatttgtttatatgacagagtactagggccacactgaagaaaaaggataaagtcataaatttatgaggctggttctttctgcagaaaagctacatattgtttttacagttttgatacttatgacaatgtgatacttaatattctggcacatcagcatgtctttgtttatgaaa
This is a stretch of genomic DNA from Oncorhynchus nerka isolate Pitt River linkage group LG25, Oner_Uvic_2.0, whole genome shotgun sequence. It encodes these proteins:
- the LOC135564591 gene encoding putative nuclease HARBI1; this encodes MVCNADCVISNVVAKWPGSVHDSRIFRASEIYQCLSQGEFSGVLLGDRWYGCQPFLLTPFTDPQEAQQAYNHAHARTRARVEMTFGLLKARFHCLHKLRVSPVRACDITVACAVLHNVACLRKERAPECHQPWTGTIRQSSLMTTVVGC